In Panicum virgatum strain AP13 chromosome 4N, P.virgatum_v5, whole genome shotgun sequence, a single window of DNA contains:
- the LOC120669347 gene encoding 4-hydroxyphenylacetaldehyde oxime monooxygenase-like: MPVMLLRLGSVPMVVVCSPEAAREVMRTHDAHCCSWPAMPGPRRLTYGYKDIAFAPYGDHVREMRKLFILELLSMRRVQAAWDAREAQVDKLVENLSCAGPNPVTLDEHIFGAVDGIIGTVVFGKLYGTEHFKMQFLDMFSEAMDMLGSFSAEHFFPNTAGRLVDRLTGLVARRDRIFRRLDAFFDAVIDQHLSTTCNKLDGENCGSDLVQALIELWKGDGSVVPFTRDHVKAMLFVSLKIYTFIGGINTSAITMVWAMSEMIQHPGVLKNVQDEIRAVVGSKQRASRDDMSKLKSLKMVVKETLRMHPPLTLLLPRETTQQVNISGYDVPNTRIIVNTWAISRDPNIWKDPEEFNLGRFIGSNTDFNGTHFEFMPFGSGRRICPGMAMAVTNMEFILANLLCCFEWELPEGVAKEDISMEEAGSLAFQKKSPLMLVPRRYQTASY; encoded by the exons ATGCCGGTCATGCTGCTGCGCCTGGGCTCCGTGCCGATGGTGGTGGTGTGCTCGCCGGAGGCTGCGAGGGAGGTCATGAGGACGCACGACGCGCATTGCTGCAGCTGGCCAGCCATGCCGGGGCCGCGCCGGCTGACATACGGGTACAAGGACATCGCCTTCGCCCCTTACGGCGACCACGTCCGCGAGATGCGCAAGCTCTTCATCCTCGAGCTGCTGAGCATGCGCCGTGTGCAGGCGGCCTGGGACGCCAGGGAAGCTCAG GTGGACAAGCTTGTTGAAAACCTGAGCTGTGCCGGGCCGAACCCGGTGACGCTCGACGAGCACATCTTCGGCGCCGTGGATGGCATCATCGGCACGGTGGTGTTCGGGAAACTCTATGGAACGGAGCACTTCAAGATGCAGTTCCTGGACATGTTCAGTGAAGCGATGGACATGCTAGGCAGCTTCTCCGCCGAGCATTTCTTCCCCAACACCGCTGGCCGTCTTGTTGACCGCCTGACGGGCCTCGTCGCCCGTCGTGACAGGATATTCAGGAGGCTCGATGCCTTCTTTGATGCAGTCATCGATCAGCACCTGAGCACCACTTGCAACAAGCTTGATGGCGAAAACTGCGGATCAGACCTAGTGCAAGCACTGATTGAGCTATGGAAGGGCGACGGGAGTGTGGTGCCTTTCACCCGTGACCATGTGAAGGCTATGCTCTTTGTAAGTCTGAA GATATATACCTTTATCGGCGGAATTAACACAAGCGCCATCACCATGGTGTGGGCGATGTCAGAAATGATCCAACACCCGGGGGTGCTGAAGAATGTACAGGACGAGATCAGAGCTGTGGTAGGAAGCAAACAGAGGGCTTCACGTGATGATATGTCCAAGCTCAAGAGTCTGAAGATGGTTGTGAAGGAAACCCTGCGGATGCACCCTCCCTTAACTCTGCTACTTCCAAGGGAGACCACTCAGCAGGTTAATATCTCGGGATATGATGTTCCAAATACAAGAATTATCGTGAACACATGGGCAATCAGCAGGGACCCTAACATTTGGAAAGATCCAGAGGAGTTCAACCTGGGGAGGTTCATAGGGTCAAACACTGACTTCAATGGCACACATTTCGAGTTCATGCCGTTTGGCTCAGGTCGCCGGATTTGCCCTGGCATGGCCATGGCTGTGACTAACATGGAGTTCATCTTGGCCAACCTGCTATGCTGTTTTGAGTGGGAACTCCCTGAGGGTGTGGCAAAGGAGGACATAAGCATGGAGGAGGCAGGGAGCCTGGCGTTCCAAAAGAAGTCACCACTCATGTTGGTGCCAAGGAGGTACCAGACTGCTAGTTATTGA
- the LOC120671024 gene encoding uncharacterized membrane protein YFL067W-like, translating to MAGTHPESRPGVGTRPETSVQPDAGAGIHTEADADAGMRPGAGIRSESGPDAGDGIHPGAAPDAGMRRGPGIHPDTGMRRGPGIRPEVGMF from the exons ATGGCTGGTACGCATCCAGAGTCCAGGCCAGGTGTTGGTACGCGTCCAGAGACTAGTGTGCAGCCAGATGCTG GGGCTGGTATCCACACAGAGGCTGATGCAGATGCTGGTATGCGTCCAGGGGCTGGTATCCGTTCAGAGTCCGGACCAGATGCTG GGGATGGTATCCATCCAGGGGCTGCGCCAGATGCTGGTATGCGTCGAGGTCCTGGTATCCATCCAGATACTGGTATGCGTCGAGGTCCTGGTATCCGCCCAGAGGTTGGTATGTTCTAG
- the LOC120670601 gene encoding uncharacterized protein LOC120670601, which produces MFTSRGGGGNICICEPSDLKDGFHFAKSKDEIESVLAKIEKIYSRSKLPKHASRNGCCSCVGLLAPATLVNFLTCKDAAELLPEGQEAGGMIQRSLDGLIAFLNCLFPYLPDAEALAYLSAADGDPLVAALIIIERRGLIRESFITETGLEIALRSAAVAAQHPDPQRFMRGWKLVSLCPQEFAKLAVPCDDSQGLIFELARIMSVLDGSSTDLCLADGTSWELARDRLSSWSLGKGGFLGFLLSEQP; this is translated from the coding sequence ATGTTCAcctcccgtggcggcggcggcaacatcTGCATCTGTGAACCGAGCGACCTTAAGGACGGATTCCACTTTGCCAAGAGCAAAGATGAGATTGAATCAGTTCTTGCCAAGATCGAGAAGATCTACAGCCGGTCGAAGCTGCCTAAGCACGCGTCGCGCAACGGCTGCTGCTCCTGCGTCGGTCTCCTGGCTCCTGCCACCCTCGTCAACTTCCTCACCTGCAAAGATGCTGCGGAACTGCTGCCCGAAGGACAGGAGGCTGGGGGCATGATCCAGCGGTCTCTCGACGGCCTCATCGCCTTCCTCAACTGCCTCTTCCCCTACCTCCCCGACGCGGAGGCCCTGGCATATCTCTCCGCTGCCGACGGAGACCCCCTTGTCGCCGCCCTCATCATCATCGAGAGGCGCGGGCTGATCAGAGAGTCCTTCATCACCGAGACAGGACTCGAGATCGCCCTCAGATCCGCAGCGGTTGCCGCCCAGCACCCTGATCCGCAGCGTTTCATGCGAGGGTGGAAGCTGGTTTCACTTTGCCCACAAGAGTTTGCCAAGTTGGCCGTACCATGCGACGACAGTCAAGGGTTGATTTTTGAGCTGGCCCGCATAATGAGCGTGCTTGATGGGTCCTCAACAGATCTTTGCCTGGCTGATGGGACCTCTTGGGAACTAGCCAGGGATCGCCTTTCATCTTGGTCTCTTGGAAAGGGGGGCTTCCTCGGCTTCCTCCTGTCCGAGCAGCCATGA
- the LOC120671567 gene encoding tyrosine N-monooxygenase-like, protein MAMEAVAAASPSLGASLPSSTVLKALLLMLMLAYLVQTLVRWRKSMCTAPLPPGPMPWPLVGNLPEMLFSGKPAFRWIHLVMEKTGTDIACVKLGGVHVIPVTCPKIAREVLKEQDANFASRPLTMASRTFSRGYTDAVMSPYGEQWRKMRRVLTSEIVCPSRHKWLHGKRADEADNLTRYVYNLAGAGSGGAVDVRHVARHYCGNVVRRLVFGRRYFGEPRRDGGPGPLEVQHVDAVFASLGLLYAFCVSDYLPWLLGLDLDGHERMVREANEKVTRLHDAFIDERWRQWKSGERRELEDLLDVLISLGDAEGKPVLTIEEVKAQSQDIMLAAMDNPSNAVEWTLAEMVNGPEMLRKAVGEIDGVVGRDRLVQESDIPRLSYLKACIREAFRLHPVSPFNVPHVALADATVAGYHIPKGSHVILSRIGLGRNPAVWDDPLRFNPDRHLACDPTADVTLDEKDLRFISFSTGRRGCIAAPLGTAMSVMLFGRLLQGFSWSKPSGMTAVDLSESRHDTFMAKPLVLHAEPRLPAHLYSAVSM, encoded by the coding sequence ATGGCAATGGAGGCGGTGGCCGCTGCCTCCCCGTCGCTTGGAGCCTCCTTGCCCTCCTCCACCGTCCTCAAAGCGTTACTGCTCATGCTGATGCTGGCGTACCTCGTCCAAACCCTCGTGCGGTGGCGAAAGAGCATGTGCACCGCGCCGCTCCCTCCAGGGCCCATGCCGTGGCCCCTCGTCGGCAACCTGCCGGAGATGCTTTTCAGCGGCAAGCCTGCGTTCCGGTGGATCCACCTCGTTATGGAGAAGACGGGCACCGACATCGCCTGCGTGAAGCTAGGCGGCGTCCACGTCATCCCCGTCACCTGCCCCAAGATCGCACGGGAGGTGCTCAAGGAGCAGGACGCCAACTTCGCCTCCCGGCCGCTGACCATGGCCTCCAGGACATTCAGCAGAGGCTACACGGACGCCGTGATGTCCCCCTACGGCGAGCAGTGGAGGAAGATGCGCCGCGTGCTCACCTCCGAGATCGTCTGCCCCTCCCGCCACAAGTGGCTCCACGGCAAGCGCGCCGACGAGGCCGACAACCTCACCCGCTACGTCTACAACCTCGCCGGAGCGGGGTCCGGCGGCGCCGTCGACGTTAGGCACGTCGCACGCCACTACTGCGGAAACGTCGTCCGCCGCCTCGTCTTCGGCAGGCGCTACTTCGGCGAGccgcggcgcgacggcggccctgGCCCGCTGGAGGTGCAGCACGTGGACGCAGTGTTCGCCTCCCTGGGGCTCCTCTACGCCTTCTGCGTCTCCGACTACCTGCCATGGCTGCTGGGCCTCGACCTCGACGGCCACGAGAGGATGGTCAGGGAGGCCAACGAGAAGGTGACCAGGCTGCACGACGCGTTCATCGACGAGCGGTGGAGGCAGTGGAAGAGCGGCGAGAGGCGGGAGCTCGAGGACCTGCTCGACGTGCTCATTAGCCTCGGAGATGCCGAGGGCAAACCGGTGCTCACCATCGaggaggtcaaagctcagtcgCAGGACATCATGTTGGCGGCCATGGACAACCCGTCGAACGCGGTGGAGTGGACTCTGGCCGAGATGGTGAACGGCCCGGAGATGCTGAGGAAGGCGGTGGGGGAGATCGACGGCGTCGTCGGCCGGGACCGGCTGGTGCAGGAGTCCGACATCCCGCGGCTCAGCTACCTCAAGGCCTGCATCCGCGAGGCATTCCGCCTCCACCCCGTCTCGCCGTTCAACGTGCCCCACGTCGcgctcgccgacgccaccgtggCCGGCTACCACATCCCCAAGGGCAGCCACGTCATCCTCAGCCGCATCGGCCTCGGCCGCAACCCTGCCGTCTGGGACGACCCGCTCCGCTTCAACCCTGACCGACACCTCGCCTGTGATCCGACGGCGGATGTCACGCTCGACGAGAAAGACCTGAGGTTCATCTCTTTCagcaccggccgccgcggctgcaTTGCCGCTCCGCTTGGCACGGCCATGAGCGTCATGCTCTTTGGCAGGCTCTTGCAGGGGTTCTCCTGGAGCAAGCCGTCAGGGATGACAGCCGTCGACCTCAGCGAGTCGCGGCACGACACTTTCATGGCCAAGCCGCTGGTGCTGCACGCCGAGCCACGGCTGCCGGCGCACCTCTACTCGGCCGTCTCTATGTGA